In a genomic window of Heteronotia binoei isolate CCM8104 ecotype False Entrance Well unplaced genomic scaffold, APGP_CSIRO_Hbin_v1 ptg002244l, whole genome shotgun sequence:
- the LOC132565953 gene encoding haloacid dehalogenase-like hydrolase domain-containing protein 3: MCFATMLKLRLLTWDVKDTLLRLRIPVGKSYAAEAQAHGLQVEAEALNRAFRWAYNAQTKHFPNYGLDRGLSSKQWWLDVVMETFRLSGVHEDKVLLPIAEKLYCDYCSKHNWEVLPGAIETLQQCQQLGIRMAVISNFDRRLSEILAQCDLQQHFEFVLSSENTGFAKPDKRIFLEALQISRVPPPLAAHVGDSYMNDYRAPREVGMHSFLVKTAGKPASWETEVPQEHILPSLTYLPSLIEKG; encoded by the coding sequence ATGTGCTTTGCCACAATGCTGAAGCTGCGGCTTTTGACATGGGACGTGAAAGATACTCTACTTCGACTCCGGATTCCCGTGGGCAAGAGTTACGCTGCTGAGGCCCAGGCTCATGGCCTCCAGGTGGAAGCTGAAGCACTCAACCGAGCCTTCCGTTGGGCCTACAATGCTCAGACCAAGCACTTTCCCAACTATGGCCTAGACAGAGGCCTTAGCTCAAAACAATGGTGGCTGGACGTAGTCATGGAGACCTTCCGGCTCTCAGGAGTCCATGAGGACAAAGTCCTCCTGCCCATTGCGGAAAAACTCTACTGTGATTACTGCAGCAAGCACAACTGGGAGGTGCTACCTGGTGCCATTGAGACCCTTCAGCAGTGCCAACAGTTGGGCATCCGCATGGCTGTCATCTCCAACTTTGACCGGAGGCTGTCAGAGATTCTAGCTCAGTGTGACCTCCAGCAGCACTTTGAGTTTGTCTTGAGCTCAGAGAACACAGGCTTTGCTAAGCCAGACAAGAGGATATTTCTGGAAGCCCTGCAGATCTCGAGGGTACCCCCTCCCTTGGCTGCCCATGTTGGGGACAGCTATATGAATGATTACAGGGCACCAAGGGAGGTGGGAATGCATAGTTTCCTGGTTAAGACAGCCGGGAAACCTGCCAGCTGGGAGACAGA